tattattttttgggaaaattgtatgaaataacaaattattaatttaaattaaatgttatagtcatagtttcttttatttgtaatttgcaGCAAACATTTCATGTTGTTTGCCATCCCATTTGTATactaaaatatacaaatagaccgaaatatacaaatgcaggacccaattgtataccgaatatacaaatgcaggacccatttgtatatcgaaatatacaaatagaccaaaatatacaaatgctGGATCCATTtatataccgaaatatacaaatgcaggacccatttgtataccaaaatatacaaatagacccaaatacatattttttatgtacATGTATAAGTTTGCTATGAAGcggaattatacaaactatagttatatcatacaaatatgatttttatatttgctaaacctaaaatacTCAAACCTACTTAAATAGTTCCTCGTGCATTATGACTTCATGACTTATTCTTTATTGGCACGGATGAATCAGTCAGACTAGGGAAGAAGAATACTTTCAGTTAGGATGCTAGGAGCTAGAAGGATACGCCCATAGGCAGATAATTCACTGGCTTTCTAATCGTAATGTTATTACGGTAAGAATAATAATCATAAACCAAAGACGCAGCTTTTAAGCAAGAGAGACTATGGCATCCAACGAACTCAAGCACACACACATAGACAAACCAGCCAAACAACATTACAAAGTGAACAACGGAAGACTACTAGTGATACATGCAAACACACTACTTTGGGTCGACGGACTCTTGCTCTCCGATTGCGGGTGAGATCATGTCTTGGAGAAGGGCCCGTTTCctactactattatttttttggtaaataaaattCCACACAAGTTTTTtgttttcgaaaaaaaaaaaggagatatttttttttgagtgaACCTCTTATCTCTTATTCACAACTGCTAGCCATATTCCACCATGAAAATATACAGTGCAAAACACATCAACAAAAATGGTGACATTAGCTTCTTCATCTCTCTGCAATTCCTCTTCTTCACTTATCCATTCCTCAAAAACATCTCTACCCAATTTCATTACATTCTCTTCCTCAAGTTATTACAAGAAAAGGGGAAAATCGCTTGCAAGTCGTAGCCTTGGAATTGTAGCTGCTACTGAAGGCTCTGTTAACAAATCCAgtggaaaagatgaagaaaaacaagaagacCCATCAGTTCCTACATGGGCTAAACCCGGTACGGATGAGCCTCCACCATGGGCAAGAAATGAAGCACAGAAAGATTCTTCAAGCTTTCAAGTTCCATTCATTGTTTATTTGCTTGCTTCTGCTGTCACAGCAATTGCAGCGGTGAGTTTTTTTATCTggaatttcatttttggtggagaggttttttgggttttttataaAGATTGATTCTTGATTGGGTTTATGAGTGCAGATTGGTTCTATTTTCGAGTACACGAATCAGAAACCTGTGTTTGGAGTTTTGGGTTCAGATAGTGTTTTTTATGCTCCGTTGCTTGGGTTCTTTGTTTTCACTGGCATTCCCACTTCTGTAagttgatttattttgttagctATTCATGTGTTTCTGTAGttttggttaagttgaattgtttTGAATGATGAAACTATTCGTGTTTGGGCATAGATTTTGGGAgtagtttttgaaaatttatatttaaatatctGTTTGGCCTTGAAATTTGATTAGATGTTGAAAATGTGATCctcaaatattttcaagttcccaaaaaaaCTGGCTCTTTTGAGTTTTTGGGACTTCCACTCGCAAAACTTCAAATGCATGTCCGAATACAACTTCAAGTTctaaaaatcacaaattcataaAGTTTCAACTTTTGTCTTCAAATCTATGGCCTAACGGGAGCTAAGACTAAACAAATTTGTTCCTTTTACAAGTTATGTCTTCAACCCTTTTGTAGGTGATTTGCTGCCTGTATATCCATATTTTAAGATAATGGTagctattttttatattttaattataagcTAACAACTTCCTTAATATGACTGAGGAACCAATGAAAAAGTTTAATCATTGGTCTTTGTTTTGTTAGTTACATTTTGGCTCAACAATacccctccgtttcaatttgtttgtcctaatttttttttaagtccgttttaaaaaaaaatgtgttttccCTTTTTTGGCAACTCCGTAATTCTGACAGTCCACAGGAAATGTTTTCTTTACTTTGTTGAATTCCGTATCAAGTCAAtaccaaacaaacaaattaaaacagggGGAGTACTACTTTtggcaaaaagaaaaaagaaaagtagatGTTTCTATGTTCATTTGAGCTAATTAGAACATATATCCAGGCATTCCTTTGGTTCAAATCAGTACAAGTCGCTAACAAGGAGGCAGAGGAACAAGACCGCAGGGATGGATATATGTAACATCTAATATGCAATTTTTAGGTGATATCTGCAGCATCTTTATATGCATGTTGAGATGCTGCATGTTAGTGGTTGTTTCCAAAGAAAATTATCATGGAAAATGGATATTTCTCTCGAGGTTTATTCTTTCTAGAGCAGCATCAGTGTACAAATTGTCTTCTCAATACTTGTTATTCCACTTTATCAATTTTGTATCTATCACTTGTCTAAAAATCTTGGACTACCAGATTTTACCTTTCCATCTCTCATTTGAAAATAACAGTTTATCGATTTGTGGTTAGACAAGCTACTTGGTGATCACTAGGCACAACTTGTGTAAGTTATTAGTTATACACCAGTCTAGTGTTGCTTTTTAACTGTAACTTATCGACCTTGGTAAATCACTAATTCTTTATATTGTCCCTCACTACCAAGACTTTTGGAGCATAGACTTCCATTCACAGCGTATTTACTGATAAGTTGTAATAAATAGTCAAAAGATTATTCAAATAGGTCCTGCCTAAGTTACATACATAGCAATTAGCACAACTTATAAGTTCAATCTACTCTCATTTTGATAGTATAGCAGCACATATTCCTTCCTCTTATTTATtaagtgaaagaaaaagtttCACACTCTAATAGCATCTCAACATGTATTATTTGCATTAACATGCCTTTTTTTTCCTAGTGTTTGTACCTCAGAAACCATCAAGTCATTTGTTTCTTGGAATCGATTAATGATATCTACAGAATGGTTTGATACTACATTCTACATGTTGTAATTCATTTCTTTGAAATAGGATCAATATAGTTCTTGCTCATCTAAATTTTATCTCTAAAGTATGCTTATATTATTGCTTTAGTTTACTGTTTCTCAATTTTGTAGTATCTGCCTGAGAGAATTTCTTGAAACACTGATCGCGAGTGAGTAAAAAAAGGGTTCAGTTGTTCCACAACATTCTTTCTCTTTCCTTGTTGTGCAATCACACAGAACTCTGAATTTTGCAGTCTACTTCCTTTGAGCTTTTCAACTCTCTGGGGCGGTGAAGTTCATCCAATTCTCCAAGAGAAGAGTAAAGATAGGGACTTTAGCATAGAAATATTGGGCATTTCAAATATAAATGCATAGTGATTGCACTCAAACTATTTGGCTCTTGGAACTGACGGAAGTGAGCAGTATGAGCTGTGATGTCAAATCTTGAACTGTAGTTTTGTGATAAGAAtggaaaatgataaataaacGAGCCGGACTAAATTCTCCATGCTAATCTCTCCTTTCTCTCTGTTTCAAGTGTATTTTTTTCCAGATAAAATGTGCACAGTAATTTCTTACAGTCAGCCTCTTCCTTTTTCCTATAGTCAATGTCTGGATTAGCTGGTTTTAATCCTGGATATGATATATGGGGTTAAAAAGTAAGTGCCAGAGTAATGAAGGTCTTACTGTTATGGTAGGGACTAGTAAACCGAAAAGACGAAGATTATAGGAGTTGAGTTATTTTGTTTGAAGAGAACAGGATGACTCTTAGTGTAACCATTAGTCTATCAGAAACATTTTCTAGTGCACATTTTCCAAGTTGAACAGCTCACCAATGTTTGTGCTAAAGTATGTGCCTCATATGCATAAGTAGGTTCCTCATCAGATCAGAAGCTAGTTTACGTGATGCAGCCATTCAAGCTAAGATAGCTTTTCTACGTGGTGCTAGCTGAGGACGTCATACTGgagaaaaatatatgtacatcaCTATATGTAGCTCTTCTCTACATATCGAGTTAAGATGCTGATTGAATGaaatgatttttataatttggtTTAGATGAACTGCTAGTTAGAATGAGACAAAGTGATGCTCTGGATTTCCTCTATTTGGAGCAACAAGCAATAGAAACTTACTTTTCTTTTGCAGTTGGTTGTTGTCTGTATAGTTTGATGTATCCTTCTTGGCATAAGTAAAGCCATTCAGAAGAAACACGTATGGGCTTATGTTTGTTCTTCTCGGTTTTAACGTATCAGCTTGTTTTTTTCCACGGTGCCACCTAAGTAAGATGATTCTTAGATATCAATATTCATTCTTTATGAACTGGGGTTCCTACATATTGCTTCCACGCGTACAAGCGTGCCTATGGCTAAAAGCCACACTCCCATTCATTGAATCATGGACTCTCCCAAGTCAACAGAGACCTGTGGTAAGAAAGATTCTCATGGAACTGCCCAGGAAGAGAAAACTATAGAGAAACTAGCCCGAGCTCAGTGGCTTCGAGCAGCTATCCTTGGAGCAAACGATGGATTGCTTTCCACCACATCCTTGATGCTCGGTGTGGGTGCAGCTAAAGATCAAGATCAACGGTCTATGGTTCTTTCTGGAATAGCTGGAGCTCTTGCAGGTGCCTGTAGCATGGCTGTTGGAGAGTTTGTCTCTGTTTCAACTCAACGAGACATAGCAAAGTCCATTGCGTATGAGTTAAAAGGAAGCAGTCCAACTACTATTGCAGAAACCAAGCAAGGTGAAGTTCCTCATGACATGGTCTTTCACAGTATATTAGCCACTTCAACACAAGGCGGAAAACTTCTATTTGAATCACCTGTACGTATACAGTCCAATTCTTTGACACCTTCAAGATCTCCACTGACAAAAGTTATGGAATTTGATGCAAGAAGAACCATGATGGAGGAATCAAAACAGGACAATGACATAAAGTTAGAGCCACTGCCTAGTCCATTGAAGGCTGCAGCAGCGTCGTCTCTGGCTTTTCTCTTTGGAGCCTTTGTTCCTATGATGCCAGCTCTATTGGTGAGTGAAAACAGAATCAGGATTTTTTTGATGGTGCTTGTAGCATCATTAGCTCTGTGTTTATTTGGGGGAATTGGAGCTTATCTTGGTGGTTCATCAGTGAAAATATCTGCTATGAGAGTTTTACTTGGAGGGTGGATTTCAATGGCTCTCTCATATGGTTTACTTAAGCCCTTTGATCATGATGATTAGAGGAGTAGATGTTTAGATCATATTTAGTTGaagtagaaaaaagaaatagttttTCAGGTTTCTACAAACACTTCATTAGTGTAAAAGGTTGAAGCGaaatataacatgaaaaattaGTTACGGAGAAAATCAGGCTGTTATAATGAAATAGAGTTGTAACGAATGACCATTACAATGAGgtttcactatttttttcatttctttttctatcaaAATTTTGTTTGTGTGTTTCTTTGGTTAAAGACACCATCTAATTAAACAATgcaaagacaaaataaatacaCCTAACAAAGTCTTCCTAgtctatttaaatttaaatataggAAAGAGGCAAACTCAAGCACGAATTGCTTTAAAATGATCTTGAACATAAGTGGATCGATCATAAGAAAAGAGAGAATTGATAACTTTTTtatcaacataaaaaaattaaagttgaaaacCTAGCGAactcaacaatattttttacacTTAATTAATGCATTTCTTTGGTAGTCATAAAAGATTGGTGCCTAATATGACATGGCGATAAAGATGTTAAATGTGGGGGTTGAGCTGAAATACGGATCATAATCCAATCCGTTTAATTTTTACTaaagttttatttgtttgtttgtatcttttgttaacatatttattttaaatatatatatataaaaaaatattttgacaagattCTTCATTGATTTAGACTATATATTAACCCAActtttaatgaataaaataaattaagcaAATAAATAGGCGGATCAATAACCCTCCAACCTTAAACAGATTAGGTTTGATTTTGTTATCCCTACGTGACATCATAAATTGCCGTGTGCTACTCTCCTTGTCCTTGGGAAACGATGGACTTGTGTGATGCAGAACCATTTTAACCAGCTAAgaatcttattttaaaaaattgtttgtgataacattaaaaaaaggattttcaatattatttttttataaaggaTTTTCAGTATCTTGGAAGTAAAAGCTCTAAGATTTGGCGTACTAATGTAGTCAATGATTGAATGCACGTGAAATATCCCAAATTACCAATGAGACCTTAGGAATTTGATTATTTAGAATCTGACCATCATGTGTGTACGGGGGAGTTGCTCTGATAATATATTCTTCACCTTCAATTATAAAATGATAGattcaaatcaagaaaaaaaagtagaaagtatataaaaaaaaaaaaactaaagaggtaaaaaaaaatagaattactATGCATAAATTCTTTGTTAAAAGTCCACCATAATACCTGTTAAGGCTGTGAttaacaaaaaagaaacaaatatacGGAGGACACACACCTTCAAAATATGTCCAAGAATTACtcattctaaaaatattttcgacatagctttatattttgacatttctttcaaatttattatGAAAACTGTTTTTATTTAATCGAGCATCTATCGAAAAcatagttatttaattataaataacaCGTTAAAACTGATCATAATTCATAACAATATAGTCACAAACAGCCAAACAATGAAAGCAAGATCTTCCACACTAAGGTGCACGTAACGAGCTATAGGGATAGAAACAACCACGTCGTTGAGATTTAACTACTAGTATTTGTTTCTACGTCATTGACatagattatattttatacTATATTACTATTAGATAGGCCACTATGAGATAAGATTCCAagcgaaattttaaaaaaatatattattcccTCTTAAAATAAGTATCATTTTAGCAACAACCAAAAAGTAAGTAAAATAAGTATGgttctaaaaatttaaaacaaaaaaatcgcATTTGTTTCTAACTATACTTTTGTATTAAAGAATGATTCATTCTTAATAATCCTTAATTCTCAAAAGACATACTTGTTAAAAAGTTCGACATCCGTAGAGCGATGAGTTACCTTTTGGAATTGAATTAGACCCATAATCCATCTATTTGTATAGTATCAGATTCAGAGTTCAGACTCATCTCAATTTATTGTTGGTACAAAGAGCAATGATGAAGCCAATCTAGCATGGTGACAAAAGGGTATGGCATAGGAGTAGCCAATAATTAATAAACCCAACTCCCCTCTCCTCACTTTCACATTATGTCACTTCTATTTAATAATCACCATCCTCTTCTTCAGTCATCGCCATCTTTAAAAACTTAGCTACATTTTCCATCCATTAACATCTCTAGCTAATAAAAATGAAGCAGCTAGATAGTAAAGACTTAGCTTCTTCCTTACCTGTTCTTCCAAGATTAGATCGCCTCGATTTCCTGGtaactactccctctgttcacTTTTATTCGtccattatactaaaaatagatgttcaCGACTTTTCATGACATATAATGCAGCTGCAGGTTCTGGAAGAGAAACATGGGATGTCACCAAAAAatgagaaaggagaagaagaagaagactcaGAGTACTGCAGGAGTACTCTGAGTCTATCTACTGCACTTGAAGAAGTTCATCACAAAGGCACTCTTGTTGATCGACTCACTGCACTCGAGAATCGAGTTTTTAAGGTTTAAGATCGTaagattaaagaatattttaatatatattacacgtatttttagtttaagataATTAAAAGATTGATTCAAAAGTCATTATTATTCTTTAAAACTCTGTGTTCAGTCACACTAAGACAATAACATatgtaatatataaaatattgatttGTGTTGTTTAGTTGCAGCTGAGCTTAGAAATGGAAGAAGGGAAAACATCAAGGTCGAGTTCATCCAAGTCAAGAAATCATGACAACGAAGACGAAAAGGCCAATCTCAAACATAAACAACTCCAGgtaaataaataacattttaGATAAAATTAAAGTCTAGATAGTCAACCAACTAACCAACTAATAAAGCggaatatattttcctttttaaataaaaataagaagatttatcactttttttcttcaaaatcatcctTGATGCTTACTAGTTAAGTGTTACTCAAGTGAAACGGTTAGACTGGGTAAAAGTCCACACTGGTTGGAGGATGGACTGGTGGTCTGTTTATATGGACTTGAGCAATCCTCTCCTCATGAGAGTTAGTTTTTGAGATTGAGTTAAGCTCAGGggtcatatctttacatggtatcaaaTCATCCTTAACTTTTGGAGTTGAGTTAGGTCTGGTATCATATCTTTAGTTCGAAAAATAATATGAACGATAGTACATTTTATACTTTACCTgcttaattatctttttatCATACAATATATAGGCTTGTGTCtatatataacaattaaaacATGATCAGTTCTTTAATTTGTCACAACATATGATTATTGGCTAATATTAATAGCATATATTTTACAGGAAGAAGCGTCGACAGTATCTTTAAGTAGTGAGAAATCAGATAAAGTTGTTGGTAATGCTaaaatgacaaagaaaaaaTGGCGCCTTGGCAGCTGGCTTCGATTGGGatgtaattaaaatttgaaaatatgtatgtaatttaattatattcccAGTACTTGCAATTTGTACTTGTTTAAGCTTCAAGTGGATTGATTGCTTATGATTTTCTCATCCAACATACCTATCGGCTAGAAGATTCAAAATTTAGacctttttttatattataaatttataaaaagtgATCGTCTAACtaaattttatatgaatatttaattttctaaagatatatataaagtttGAGCTAAAAATACAACATTCCGTATTTAAAAATGAGTGGGTGACTACTGACTTGATCTTGTGCAATAATCTAGGCTGCtgagatcttttggtgattgtCAAAGTAATAAAGAGTGATATCAATGCTGGCAGGAGTAAGATAATGTGAATATTGGATAATGATTTGACTTGTActatttcacatttaaaaggGATATGGTCTTTTCATGATatactactttatatttttacaaaaatacatgaaaaacaaaacaattgcATCTCTTAATTAATACTCCAAAAAATTCAACCAATTAAGCAACTTATTTTGTACGTGGAAGCACAAgcataaacataataataattaggAAACGTTTAGCTAGCTTAGTACGATGGTTTATGATCCATGAGAAAACTACGGTTATATCAACTATCAAGTTAAACTATGAAACATGACTCAACAAAATATATAGCGTATGAGTAAAAATTATAGAGAGTACTCTAGCCATAGCACCAGAATTGCCAAATATGTATCCTTATATATAGATCGTTTTCGGACGATTGATCTATTATTTGATATGTGCTAGCTAGGAATGAATATAATGTTTGGCTAACTTGTTACCTTTTGATGGATTGATTCTATATATATGAAGTAAACACTACTTCAAATActtaacaacaacaaataaaaattgattattaataacaaattgaaattaaaaaataacttaaaagtaAAAAACCATTAACAATGTGTTtggattgatttattttttaatggttttttacttttaagttattttttaattttaaaaatgtttaacTAATTCAAacagtattttttttaaaacactttCTAAAGTTGAAAAACAcccaaaaagttaaaaatcaaaaattgagtgtttcaattttaactttaacttataaataacttttaaaaagccaatccaaacactcCTTAATTTTAGTTCATGAAAATTGACCTGTCATTTAGGAAACAAATTGTTTTGGCACATGCCCAATTTGTTTTGAAAGGGTGTGGGGTGGATAAAACTGTACATATGAATCCTTTGCATTCAAATAGAAAcggattcaaaattttgaatttttaaaataacagtttctcaaattttgtaaaaattataACATGTAGTATAATTTAAGTGAAAATAACTATTCATTAGGTATAAAAAATTCGTAGCTAGAATTTTGGCTCAGCCCCCGTATTTATCACATACACATGAGTGTTCGTTCCAAGAACAACaagaaatcatatatagtatCAAAAATGGGTCAATGCTATATTAAAGTTCATTGAATAACCTCTAGTTAATCTAGGTATTTAATCTAATCAATTAGAATCCAGTCAAGGTTAGCAATGctatcttaaaaaaaaagtatagttTAATGGGAGTAGGTAACATAGatctacttttcttaattttttattataaaaaataaaatcaatacgTAGCCTGCGGCTAGAGGCTATATGCTGgcaaaataaattcaataaaatttatagctcaataatattagtaatttaaataaaagtttaaaaattaaaatcaaaatcaaattaatattaatgtcGAAATTCAACATTAAGAAGGATATTATGTTAAATAATCACTCTTTAATCTTGCATTTGTTTAAATAGTGCCAGTGcataactttattttaaatatttagtcATATAATTACTATTTATTACTTGTATTTAGTTTAAtatgatttattaattttagattataatcatttttattatgacttattaattaataatatttactttatgtaatttaattattatttttgttagtaCTTTTTAATACAATCATCACTCATCTCACATTTTGTGTTTAGTTTCTAAAGAAatacttcaaattattttatcttattaaaaaaattaaaatggaagcacaaattatatatttattatataaagactttatcagaaaaataataatctgataagatcttcttctttttattaaaataatttataaattttgaagtttgacgcaactaatttatttgtcatttaaaaaatctaaattaacCCAACGTATGTACAGCCTGTAACATGTTTGGTTGTAAAAGAGACATTTGCCAAAATGTTTGGCTGAAAAAGAGACTTTTGTTGCTAGAAAGttcaatttgaaataaataatttgatttagGCTAATTCGTTTTTGGCTAATTTGCttcaataaataaattggagaaaatgatcaaaatggtccttaatgtatgactttgattccatttggtccttaatgtatggacTTGATGGAAATGGTCCTTTATGTATCATAAAATGTGATCAATTTGGTCCTTAaccctaaaattaatattttattttattttaccgTCAAAATACATAGAATATGTAAAAGATGCGCTCGTTCAAGACTTTCCTTCCCCTGTttccaaaaattccaaaatggcacatcaatttttttttaaccaaaaggaCAAAATCGCTTCTGACGGAGCGATTTTCTTCTGACAAAATTGACGGTGTTACtcctttaaaaaacataaaaatcgctgccggtccaaaaaaaaaattcttttttctttaaaatcgctgctgtgaatttattttttttaacaacgcTGCCCCAACAacgtttaaaaaatagaaatagctgCTATAGCagccattttcttaaaaaagttaaattttttttattaaaaattccTGAGGCGAGGACTGCTTAAAAAATAATGGGAAATCGCTCCACGTATAgctattttagttttaatttttttttaaataatcgcTGCCATTAAAATTTTAGGGTTAAGGACCAAATTGATCACaatttatgatacataaatgaccatttccatcaagtccatacattaaggaccaaatggaatcaaagcccatacattaaggaccattttgatcattttctcaaataaattgtgtttgattaagtttaaaaaaaaatgttttggagagtcaa
The Solanum stenotomum isolate F172 chromosome 12, ASM1918654v1, whole genome shotgun sequence DNA segment above includes these coding regions:
- the LOC125846467 gene encoding uncharacterized protein LOC125846467; its protein translation is MKQLDSKDLASSLPVLPRLDRLDFLLQVLEEKHGMSPKNEKGEEEEDSEYCRSTLSLSTALEEVHHKGTLVDRLTALENRVFKLSLEMEEGKTSRSSSSKSRNHDNEDEKANLKHKQLQEEASTVSLSSEKSDKVVGNAKMTKKKWRLGSWLRLGCN
- the LOC125846466 gene encoding uncharacterized protein LOC125846466 isoform X3, translating into MVTLASSSLCNSSSSLIHSSKTSLPNFITFSSSSYYKKRGKSLASRSLGIVAATEGSVNKSSGKDEEKQEDPSVPTWAKPGTDEPPPWARNEAQKDSSSFQVPFIVYLLASAVTAIAAIGSIFEYTNQKPVFGVLGSDSVFYAPLLGFFVFTGIPTSSTSFELFNSLGR
- the LOC125846466 gene encoding uncharacterized protein LOC125846466 isoform X2, which codes for MVTLASSSLCNSSSSLIHSSKTSLPNFITFSSSSYYKKRGKSLASRSLGIVAATEGSVNKSSGKDEEKQEDPSVPTWAKPGTDEPPPWARNEAQKDSSSFQVPFIVYLLASAVTAIAAIGSIFEYTNQKPVFGVLGSDSVFYAPLLGFFVFTGIPTSAFLWFKSVQVANKEAEEQDRRDGYM
- the LOC125846466 gene encoding vacuolar iron transporter homolog 1 isoform X1 yields the protein MDSPKSTETCGKKDSHGTAQEEKTIEKLARAQWLRAAILGANDGLLSTTSLMLGVGAAKDQDQRSMVLSGIAGALAGACSMAVGEFVSVSTQRDIAKSIAYELKGSSPTTIAETKQGEVPHDMVFHSILATSTQGGKLLFESPVRIQSNSLTPSRSPLTKVMEFDARRTMMEESKQDNDIKLEPLPSPLKAAAASSLAFLFGAFVPMMPALLVSENRIRIFLMVLVASLALCLFGGIGAYLGGSSVKISAMRVLLGGWISMALSYGLLKPFDHDD